A part of Thermocrinis albus DSM 14484 genomic DNA contains:
- a CDS encoding biotin--[acetyl-CoA-carboxylase] ligase: MDIITCVLWLEEVSSTQDVAKEKELPSGCVVVANRQLSGRGRRGRRWFSQEGGLYFSLLLRTAPIRDEQTITLVAAHAVCRFLQKEGVHASIKWVNDVYVKGKKISGALAERSKDKLILGIGINVNQGSFPEDVPAISMRMVTGKEYDKKRILLELLGFLEEDIRLLMNKGFSPFRDVIEERLLFLGEEVIVEDAGDITVGLLHHLGEDGSLVILTADGYKRILAGDVSLKSL; encoded by the coding sequence ATGGATATAATAACCTGTGTCCTGTGGCTGGAGGAAGTAAGCTCAACCCAAGATGTAGCCAAAGAGAAGGAGCTGCCTTCAGGTTGTGTGGTAGTAGCCAACCGTCAGCTCTCAGGAAGGGGCAGAAGAGGGAGACGTTGGTTCTCACAGGAGGGTGGTCTCTACTTCTCCCTCCTTTTGAGGACAGCACCCATCAGAGACGAACAGACAATAACTCTGGTGGCAGCCCATGCGGTGTGTAGGTTCCTCCAGAAGGAAGGAGTACATGCCTCCATCAAGTGGGTCAACGACGTGTATGTAAAAGGTAAGAAGATATCCGGCGCTCTTGCAGAGCGCAGCAAGGACAAACTCATACTGGGTATAGGTATAAACGTAAATCAGGGGAGCTTTCCGGAAGACGTTCCTGCCATATCTATGCGTATGGTCACCGGCAAAGAGTACGACAAAAAAAGGATCTTACTGGAGCTTTTAGGATTTTTGGAAGAGGACATTAGGCTTTTGATGAACAAAGGTTTTTCACCTTTCAGAGATGTCATAGAGGAGCGCCTCCTCTTTTTGGGGGAGGAAGTTATAGTGGAAGATGCCGGGGATATTACTGTAGGCCTACTTCACCATCTTGGAGAGGACGGGAGTCTTGTTATCCTCACCGCTGATGGATATAAGAGAATTTTGGCAGGGGATGTAAGTCTCAAAAGTTTATGA
- a CDS encoding OsmC family protein, with translation MKVKVTQKEDFHFVGIGEAGREVPIDAAGYVGGKGRGIRPPELLFHSIAGCVGIHLYEALHHEGKQVDHIEIETDADRKTEGYPKVFLKIYLTVKVRGKVTEEDVKKALDKAIYNPGTCSIAYMIHQVAPIEYRVELIQ, from the coding sequence ATGAAGGTGAAGGTGACCCAGAAGGAAGACTTTCACTTTGTAGGTATAGGGGAAGCAGGGAGAGAAGTGCCGATAGATGCTGCAGGGTACGTAGGTGGAAAGGGAAGAGGCATAAGGCCTCCGGAGCTACTCTTTCACTCTATAGCTGGCTGTGTAGGAATACACCTCTACGAGGCTCTCCACCACGAAGGCAAACAAGTGGACCACATAGAGATAGAGACTGACGCGGACAGGAAAACGGAAGGTTATCCCAAGGTCTTCCTGAAGATATACCTCACCGTGAAGGTAAGAGGCAAAGTAACAGAGGAGGATGTGAAAAAGGCCCTTGACAAAGCCATATACAATCCAGGAACGTGTTCCATAGCCTACATGATCCATCAGGTGGCCCCTATAGAGTACAGGGTGGAACTCATCCAGTAA
- the accC gene encoding acetyl-CoA carboxylase biotin carboxylase subunit, which translates to MFKKVLVANRGEIACRIIRACKELGIRTVAIYNEIESTARHVKMADEAYMIGVNPLDTYLNAERIVDLALEVGADAIHPGYGFLAENEHFARLCEERGITFIGPHWKVIELMGDKARSKEVVKKAGLPTVPGSDGVLKDEQEAKQIAREVGYPVLLKASAGGGGRGIRICRNEEELLRNYENAYNEALKAFGRGDLLLEKYIENPKHIEFQVLGDKYGHVIHLGERDCSIQRRNQKLVEIAPSLLLTPEKREYYGELVVKAAKEIGYYNAGTMEFIADEEGNLYFIEMNTRIQVEHPVTEMVTGIDIVKWQIRIAAGEPLRYKQEDIKFNGYAIECRINAEDPKKNFAPSIGTIERYYVPGGFGIRVEHAASRGYEVTPYYDSMIAKLIVWGPTWEVAVDRMRAALETYEITGVKTTIPLLINIMKDPDFRAGKFTTRYLEEHPHLFDYPEHRDKEDFVAFISAAITAYHGL; encoded by the coding sequence ATGTTTAAAAAGGTTCTCGTGGCCAACAGAGGTGAGATAGCTTGTAGGATAATAAGAGCGTGTAAGGAGCTGGGTATAAGGACCGTGGCCATCTACAACGAGATAGAGTCCACGGCAAGGCACGTTAAGATGGCGGACGAAGCCTACATGATAGGGGTTAATCCTCTTGACACGTACCTCAACGCTGAGAGGATAGTGGATCTGGCGTTGGAAGTGGGAGCGGATGCTATACATCCGGGCTACGGTTTTCTGGCGGAGAACGAACACTTTGCCCGTCTGTGTGAGGAGAGAGGTATCACCTTCATAGGTCCTCACTGGAAGGTCATAGAGCTTATGGGAGATAAGGCCAGGTCCAAAGAAGTGGTCAAAAAGGCGGGACTACCTACGGTACCGGGTAGCGACGGTGTTCTTAAGGATGAACAGGAAGCCAAACAGATAGCGCGGGAGGTAGGTTACCCCGTTCTCCTTAAGGCTTCCGCGGGTGGTGGTGGCAGAGGTATCAGAATATGTAGGAATGAAGAGGAGCTCCTCAGAAACTACGAGAACGCTTACAACGAAGCCCTCAAAGCTTTCGGTAGAGGAGACCTCCTTCTGGAAAAGTACATAGAGAACCCAAAACACATAGAGTTTCAGGTATTAGGTGACAAGTACGGCCACGTTATACACCTCGGTGAGAGAGACTGTTCTATACAGAGGCGTAACCAAAAACTGGTGGAGATAGCACCCTCCCTCCTACTCACACCCGAAAAGAGGGAGTACTACGGTGAGCTGGTGGTCAAAGCTGCTAAAGAGATAGGTTATTACAACGCCGGTACTATGGAGTTCATCGCAGACGAAGAGGGGAACCTCTACTTTATAGAGATGAACACCAGGATACAGGTGGAGCACCCCGTTACTGAGATGGTAACAGGCATAGACATCGTAAAGTGGCAGATAAGGATAGCGGCCGGAGAACCCCTGCGTTACAAACAGGAAGATATAAAGTTTAACGGCTACGCCATAGAGTGTAGGATAAATGCAGAGGATCCTAAGAAGAACTTCGCACCCAGCATAGGCACCATAGAGCGCTACTACGTGCCCGGAGGCTTTGGTATAAGGGTGGAACACGCCGCCTCAAGAGGCTACGAAGTGACACCTTATTACGACTCCATGATAGCCAAACTCATCGTGTGGGGTCCTACATGGGAAGTAGCTGTGGACAGAATGAGGGCAGCACTGGAGACCTACGAAATAACGGGAGTTAAGACCACCATCCCTCTTCTCATCAACATTATGAAGGACCCCGACTTCAGAGCGGGTAAGTTTACCACCCGTTACCTAGAGGAGCACCCTCACCTCTTTGATTATCCCGAGCACAGGGATAAGGAAGATTTTGTAGCCTTTATATCTGCGGCTATAACCGCCTATCATGGACTTTAA